One genomic window of Channa argus isolate prfri chromosome 5, Channa argus male v1.0, whole genome shotgun sequence includes the following:
- the LOC137127311 gene encoding ras-related protein Rap-1A-like, which produces MREYKLVVLGSGGVGKSALTVQFVQGIFVEKYDPTIEDSYRKQVEVDGQQCMLEILDTAGTEQFTAMRDLYMKNGQGFALVYSITAQSTFNDLQDLREQILRVKDTEDVPMILVGNKCDLEDERVVGKEQGQNLARQWNHCAFLESSAKSKINVLDIFYDLVRQINRKTPVEKKKAKKKSNCVLL; this is translated from the exons ATGCGTGAATACAAGCTAGTGGTGTTAGGGTCTGGAGGCGTGGGCAAGTCTGCTCTG acagttcAGTTTGTACAGGGAATCTTTGTGGAAAAATATGACCCTACAATAGAAGACTCATACAGAAAG CAAGTGGAGGTAGACGGGCAGCAATGTATGCTTGAAATTCTCGACACAGCAGGCACA GAGCAGTTCACAGCAATGAGGGACTTGTACATGAAGAACGGCCAAGGCTTTGCCTTGGTATACTCCATCACAGCACAGTCCACCTTCAACGACCTCCAGGACCTGAGAGAACAGATTCTACGAGTAAAGGACACAGAAGAT GTGCCGATGATCCTGGTGGGGAACAAGTGCGACTTGGAGGATGAGCGTGTGGTGGGGAAGGAGCAGGGCCAGAACCTGGCCAGACAGTGGAACCACTGTGCCTTTTTAGAGTCCTCTGCTAAGTCAAAGATCAACGTCCTTGAT ATCTTCTATGACCTGGTCAGACAAATAAATAGGAAAACaccagtggaaaagaaaaaggcgAAAAAGAAATCCAACTGTGTCCTCCTTTAA